One window of Mucilaginibacter inviolabilis genomic DNA carries:
- a CDS encoding porin family protein: MKKILFTLAAVCGTVWGSFAQTSASGTTSTTPSSPADHAQFSFGLEGGVTLNHVRGNSTAIWGASVKYELPIATKTLFTISAGYTYLPYTSFEKGFLKAEGNNSTGASFVPVKVGIKYYVSHGFFVEGQAGVAFAIKGPNYKTSFAWSPGVGYTFGNGIEVGARFESWSNSGALNQANLRLAYRF, encoded by the coding sequence ATGAAAAAAATCCTATTTACGCTGGCCGCAGTATGCGGCACAGTGTGGGGCAGCTTTGCTCAAACATCAGCATCTGGTACAACATCAACAACACCGTCTTCTCCGGCAGATCATGCTCAGTTCAGTTTTGGGTTGGAGGGTGGAGTTACTTTGAATCATGTTCGGGGTAATTCCACAGCTATCTGGGGGGCATCGGTCAAATATGAGTTGCCTATCGCCACCAAAACCCTGTTTACCATATCGGCAGGATATACTTACCTGCCATATACCAGTTTTGAAAAAGGTTTTCTGAAGGCTGAGGGTAATAATAGCACAGGTGCCAGTTTCGTGCCGGTTAAGGTGGGCATCAAGTATTATGTTAGTCATGGCTTTTTTGTTGAAGGTCAGGCTGGTGTTGCATTCGCTATTAAAGGGCCTAATTACAAAACATCATTTGCATGGTCACCAGGGGTGGGCTATACTTTTGGTAATGGTATAGAGGTTGGGGCGAGGTTTGAAAGCTGGTCAAACAGCGGCGCCCTTAACCAGGCCAATCTGCGTTTGGCATACCGTTTCTAA
- a CDS encoding outer membrane beta-barrel protein — translation MKKILLALFIIGVTAMQSFAQSRGRNSGIFSIGFEAGLPTGDAHHLFGSVLGASLKYELPIERSTWFTISGGYNSFQPKGVYSDIGGPAINAIPLKVGIKYYFDRNFFAEGQIGAAFYTGRASGTAFAYSPGIGYSFREGFEIGLRYEGWAKDGTLGQAGLRLAYRFR, via the coding sequence ATGAAAAAAATTTTATTAGCCTTATTTATTATTGGAGTTACTGCAATGCAAAGCTTTGCGCAGTCCAGGGGCAGAAACAGCGGAATATTCAGTATCGGTTTTGAAGCCGGTTTACCTACCGGCGACGCACACCATCTTTTTGGTTCGGTATTAGGCGCTTCGCTCAAATACGAGCTTCCGATTGAACGCAGTACCTGGTTTACCATATCGGGTGGCTATAACTCGTTCCAGCCAAAAGGGGTATACAGCGATATTGGCGGTCCTGCCATTAATGCCATCCCTTTAAAAGTGGGTATTAAATATTATTTTGACAGAAACTTTTTTGCTGAAGGCCAGATAGGTGCTGCCTTTTATACCGGAAGGGCCAGTGGTACAGCATTTGCCTATTCGCCGGGAATTGGCTATAGCTTTAGGGAAGGTTTTGAGATCGGCCTCCGCTACGAAGGCTGGGCTAAGGATGGTACGCTTGGCCAGGCGGGTTTGCGTTTGGCTTACCGTTTTAGATAG